In Arctopsyche grandis isolate Sample6627 chromosome 13, ASM5162203v2, whole genome shotgun sequence, one DNA window encodes the following:
- the dor gene encoding vacuolar protein sorting-associated protein 18 dor, with the protein MTSVLDQYEQASQLPKSTQNPIKSTPLTSSGYISMQLEEETPMFSKQKMNFNPSDNITHIVVSNDNLVLAMANNKIFRIDLKNPDKHEEINLSKYTQNGSRLNNIFIDPLGFHILISIAPRSVEFYPEFLYLNKKSSKLKSVGKSKSYEITAVGWNYENTSENTTGAILLGTSKGLILETEIGPDGDKMFQSGIEQYWKQVFDVGKGTHIPITGIEFRKIANSTKYFIFVTTLERLYQFIGYANYDDKTLLQPIFNTYLNVAEKGFKEIPSTINYSKLQFFCDKLTMVPKTFGWLVETGIYNGQLDLSIQDNTTNIIKEGKTIAFPPPDPELSPAKKETVPLSFILTEFHAILVYKNNKVKAVSLLNQDLVHEEHYSESLGRLINIAKDPIKQTIWTITNKAVFRYKVNREQRNVWQIYAEKKQFELARKFCENNPAHLDKINVKQAELLFDNGDYETSAEIFADTQSSFEGICLKFLDAEKLDALKIFLRKKLDTLKSQDKIQTTMLVFWIVELYLSQLSQLRYTEPHDATRYNKLQKDFESFLCQPNVIDCIKRNKSVVYEMMSSHGDKDNLIKLTVINKDFENLIRQHIYKRSYTEALGVLKSQSKRDLFYQFAPILMQEIPGPTVTTLIEQGKNLNPTKLLPALVSCETDAVHIKEMIRYLEYCVQVLGCTDQAIHNYLLTLYVEHDEIALMRYLATQRQVASMVNYDVHYALRMCREKQLKRACVQLSSILGLWESAVELALTVDVELAKTIANMLEDTQLKKKLWLKIAEFVINGKQDIKQAMEFLQQCDLIKIEDILPFFSDFVTIDHFREPICDSLHEYNQQIQDLREEMEEATRSADQVRGEIQSFRNGCTVVNVSEVCILCNITLLLRPFYLFPCGHKFHSDCLATELQPLLGPAKKNKLASLQRQINSQFNQFENSDVFSGTPSSKEQIRNEIDNILASECLYCGEYMIQAIDTPFIPDSDWDRVMKEWE; encoded by the exons ATGACGTCAGTGCTAGATCAATATGAACAAGCTTCTCAATTACCGAAATCAACACAAAATCCTATCAAAAGCACTCCACTCACCAGCTCTGGGTATATCAGCATGCAATTGGAAGAAGAAACACCAATGTTTTCCAAACAAAAAATGAATTTCAATCCGTCCGACAATATTACTCATATTGTAGTATCGAACGACAATCTAGTATTGGCAATGGCTAATAACAAAATCTTCAGAATAGACCTGAAAAATCCCGATAAACATgaag AAATTAACCTATCTAAATACACTCAAAATGGTTCTAGactgaataatatatttatcgaTCCTCTGGGATTCCACATACTCATATCTATAGCACCGAGATCCGTTGAATTCTATCCTGAATTTCTGTATTTAAACAAGAAATCAAGCAAGTTGAAATCAGTAGGTAAATCGAAAAGCTATGAAATCACCGCCGTCGGATGGAATTATGAAAATACATCTGAAAATACTACCGGTGCAATTTTACTCGGTACGTCTAAAGGACTGATTCTTGAAACCGAAATCGGACCAGACGGTGACAAAATGTTTCAATCTGGCATCGAACAGTATTGGAAACAg GTATTTGACGTTGGAAAAGGTACACACATTCCAATCACCGGAATCGAGTttcgaaaaattgcaaactcaaccaaatattttatattcgtcACAACACTTGAAAGGTTGTACCAATTCATCGGCTATGCCAATTATGATGACAAAACTTTATTGCAACCGATTTTCAATACTTACCTGAATGTGGCTGAAAAAGGATTCAAAGAAATTCCGTCAACCATCAATTATTCTAAGCTCCAATTCTTCTGTGATAAGTTGACTATGGTTCCTAAAACATTCGGCTGGCTCGTCGAAACTGGTATATATAACGGTCAA CTTGATTTATCAATTCAAGATAACACGactaatataataaaagagGGTAAAACCATTGCGTTTCCTCCTCCAGACCCGGAATTATCGCCTGCGAAGAAAGAAACAGTGCCATTGTCTTTTATCCTAACAGAATTTCATGCcatattagtttataaaaataacaaagtcAAAGCCGTATCTTTACTCAACCAGGATTTGGTCCATGAAGAGCATTATTCAGAATCTTTAGGACGGTTGATAAACATCGCCAAAGACCCGATCAAACAAACCATATGGACAATTACTAATAAAGCCGTATTTCGCTATAAAGTCAATCGAGAACAGCGAAACGTTTGGCAAATATACGCTGAAAAGAAGCAGTTTGAACTTGCTAGAAAGTTCTGCGAGAACAATCCGGCTCATCTAGACAAAATAAACGTGAAACAAGCCGAGCTACTCTTCGACAACGGCGACTACGAAACCAGCGCTGAAATATTCGCCGACACTCAATCCAGCTTCGAGGGAATATGCTTGAAATTCCTCGACGCTGAAAAACTAGACGCCCTCAAAATATTCCTACGGAAGAAACTAGACACGCTCAAAAGTCAAGACAAAATACAAACCACAATGTTAGTCTTTTGGATTGTCGAATTGTACCTATCGCAGCTGAGCCAACTTCGGTACACGGAACCGCACGACGCCACCAGATACAACAAACTCCAAAAAGACTTCGAATCGTTCTTATGCCAACCGAACGTCATCGACTGCATAAAACGAAACAAATCAGTCGTATACGAGATGATGTCGTCTCACGGCGACAAAGACAACCTTATAAAGCTGACGGTAATAAACAAAGATTTCGAAAATCTAATACGGCAACACATATACAAAAGGTCGTACACTGAAGCTTTAGGCGTGCTCAAGTCGCAGTCCAAACGCGATCTGTTCTATCAGTTCGCCCCAATACTGATGCAAGAGATTCCGGGCCCCACCGTGACGACACTCATCGAACAGGGGAAAAATTTGAACCCGACCAAGCTACTTCCGGCGCTGGTCTCCTGCGAAACAGACGCCGTCCACATCAAAGAGATGATACGCTATCTGGAGTACTGCGTCCAAGTGTTGGGATGCACAGATCAGGCCATTCATAATTATCTACTTACGCTGTACGTCGAACATGACGAAATAGCACTTATGAGATACTTGGCCACGCAGAGACAAGTAGCCAGTATGGTTAACTATGATGTTCATTATGCTTTACG AATGTGCCGTGAGAAGCAACTAAAGCGAGCCTGCGTCCAGCTATCGTCCATATTAGGACTTTGGGAATCGGCCGTGGAGCTGGCTCTCACCGTCGACGTGGAGCTCGCCAAGACTATCGCCAACATGTTAGAGGACACACAACTCAAAAAGAAGCTTTGGCTCAAAATCG CCGAGTTTGTCATCAACGGTAAACAAGACATCAAACAAGCCATGGAATTCCTTCAGCAGTGCGATCTGATAAAAATTGAAGACATCCTTCCGTTCTTCTCGGACTTTGTAACAATCGACCACTTCAGAGAACCGATATGCGACTCTTTACAT GAATACAACCAACAGATACAAGATTTGAGAGAGGAAATGGAAGAGGCGACACGCTCGGCAGATCAG GTGCGAGGTGAAATTCAATCATTCCGCAACGGATGTACCGTAGTCAACGTGTCAGAAGTTTGTATACTCTGTAATATTACATTACTGTTGCGTCCATTTTATCTGTTCCCGTGTGGGCATAAATTTCATAGCGATTGCTTAGCAACAGAACTGCAGCCATTGTTAG GTCCGGCTAAGAAGAACAAACTGGCGAGTTTACAGCGGCAAATCAATTCGCAGTTTAATCAGTTTGAAAATTCGGACGTATTCTCGGGAACGCCGAGCTCTAAAGAACAAATTAGGAATGAAATAGATAATATATTAGCTTCGGAATGTTTGTATTGTGGAGAATATATGATCCAAGCCATCGATACGCCGTTCATTCCGGACAGCGACTGGGATAGAGTGATGAAAGAATGGGAATAA
- the stv gene encoding BAG domain-containing protein starvin isoform X2 — MPFRRPPLGGFFGDTEEPESEERFDDTWQDLAARHPELANLRSPWATWGARKRRGSAAGNERPTAGNERPTTDFGNDSRNRFFRDGLFDNIPPEFRERIPTRWNQHFEPDTDQGRSQTIPNQEQQQFQQPASPESPTHNLTDKSTQTAVGEANAEKNLPKQSLPQYGLRNTVDLGQKTAAEAGQLDAESARNQRSMSAPPDGRFSSPQRSHSNSNNTNAAPSPNQPQQTEQTNNKQPNVRVIPIFVEGRDEPVINSKTEKTAPFTESRPTPPKDDDFFVNHDIPHGFQKQPQFGRNFGTQFKNFGNRPTTGSAFGPSKVFQQQQRHPPQQEPAPQTYTFKAPPQAANKTAHEEAQKPAHAQNESQYEEQPRQQSPQPSPQSQTQPINDAISKIQLIQKDVLELMTSVENFSGKTKKDKEYIYLDEMLTRNLLKLDDIETEGKENIRLARREAIKCIQKCIAVLEAKAENASTNHTNRDVSAEDQTEKNNISCESDADADKVKPDEEKMDVVDESQKSVKSIGKKKRDKSKDNKNGASGVQKMDVERVDEQCENKNAVSATTDAQVVDKCKNNTNGSSAAMEVDSTASSQ, encoded by the exons GGCGGATTCTTTGGCGACACTGAGGAGCCTGAAAGTGAAGAGCGCTTTGATGACACTTGGCAAGATCTGGCAGCACGGCATCCAGAGCTAGCTAATCTCCGTTCTCCGTGGGCCACTTGGGGAGCTCGCAAGCGGAGGGGTTCCGCTGCAGGCAACGAACGTCCCACTGCAGGCAACGAACGTCCTACTACAg ATTTTGGAAACGATTCCAGGAACAGATTCTTCCGTGACGGATTGTTTGATAATATCCCTCCAGAGTTCAGAGAGCGCATACCCACTAGATGGAATCAACACTTTGAACCGGACACTGATCAAGGTCGTTCGCAGACAATTCCCAATCAAGAGCAACAGCAATTTCAGCAGCCGGCTTCACCCGAGAGTCCCACTCACAATTTGACCGACAAATCTACTCAAACGGCAGTAGGGGAAGCAAACGCCGAAAAGAATTTACCCAAACAAAGCCTACCCCAGTACGGATTGAGGAATACTGTTGACCTGGGTCAAAAGACTGCCGCCGAAGCTGGACAGTTAGATGCTGAGTCGGCTCGAAATCAAAGATCAATGTCTGCCCCTCCCGACGGTAGGTTCTCTTCCCCGCAGCGTTCGCACTCGAACAGCAACAACACAAATGCAGCCCCGTCCCCGAACCAACCCCAACAGACGGAGCAAACAAACAACAAACAGCCGAACGTGCGAGTGATTCCGATATTCGTCGAAGGCCGAGATGAACCGGTGATCAATTCAAAGACCGAAAAGACGGCCCCGTTCACTGAATCCAGACCGACCCCTCCTAAAGACGACGATTTCTTCGTGAATCACGACATACCGCATGGTTTCCAAAAACAACCCCAGTTTGGTAGAAATTTTGGCACACAATTTAAGAATTTTGGAAATAGGCCAACAACTGGATCTGCATTTGGACCAAGTAAAGTATTTCAACAGCAACAGAGACACCCACCACAGCAAGAGCCAGCTCCGCAGACTTACACATTTAAGGCTCCACCTCAAGCGGCGAATAAAACTGCGCACGAAGAAGCGCAAAAGCCCGCACACGCGCAAAATGAATCACAATACGAAGAACAACCGAGACAACAAAGCCCACAACCATCTCCGCAATCACAAACGCAACCGATCAACGACGCCATATCAAAAATACAGCTGATTCAAAAGGACGTATTGGAACTGATGACATCGGTAGAGAACTTCTCGGGCAAAACCAAGAAAGATAAAGAATACATATACTTGGACGAAATGCTTACGCGGAATCTGTTGAAATTAGACGACATTGAAACCGAAGGCAAGGaaaatattagattagccaGGAGAGAAGCTATCAAATGCATACAGAAGTGTATCGCCGTGTTGGAGGCCAAAGCCGAAAACGCTTCCACCAATCATACAAACCGAGACGTATCAGCCGAGGACCaaaccgaaaaaaataatattagttGTGAATCAGACGCTGATGCAGATAAAGTGAAACCCGACGAAGAAAAGATGGATGTCGTCGACGAGTCACAAAAGTCCGTCAAATCCATTGGAAAGAAGAAGCGCGACAAGAGTAAGGATAATAAAAATGGTGCTAGTGGTGTGCAGAAGATGGATGTGGAACGGGTCGATGAACAATGTGAAAATAAGAATGCAGTGAGTGCAACAACTGACGCTCAGGTGGTTGataagtgtaaaaataacacTAACGGAAGTAGCGCGGCAATGGAAGTAGATTCCACCGCGTCTAGTCAGTAG
- the stv gene encoding BAG domain-containing protein starvin isoform X1, which produces MESPLLVEKPHTVKLDQDKQGGFFGDTEEPESEERFDDTWQDLAARHPELANLRSPWATWGARKRRGSAAGNERPTAGNERPTTDFGNDSRNRFFRDGLFDNIPPEFRERIPTRWNQHFEPDTDQGRSQTIPNQEQQQFQQPASPESPTHNLTDKSTQTAVGEANAEKNLPKQSLPQYGLRNTVDLGQKTAAEAGQLDAESARNQRSMSAPPDGRFSSPQRSHSNSNNTNAAPSPNQPQQTEQTNNKQPNVRVIPIFVEGRDEPVINSKTEKTAPFTESRPTPPKDDDFFVNHDIPHGFQKQPQFGRNFGTQFKNFGNRPTTGSAFGPSKVFQQQQRHPPQQEPAPQTYTFKAPPQAANKTAHEEAQKPAHAQNESQYEEQPRQQSPQPSPQSQTQPINDAISKIQLIQKDVLELMTSVENFSGKTKKDKEYIYLDEMLTRNLLKLDDIETEGKENIRLARREAIKCIQKCIAVLEAKAENASTNHTNRDVSAEDQTEKNNISCESDADADKVKPDEEKMDVVDESQKSVKSIGKKKRDKSKDNKNGASGVQKMDVERVDEQCENKNAVSATTDAQVVDKCKNNTNGSSAAMEVDSTASSQ; this is translated from the exons ATGGAGTCGCCTCTCCTCGTGGAGAAGCCACACACAGTCAAATTGGATCAGGATAAACAA GGCGGATTCTTTGGCGACACTGAGGAGCCTGAAAGTGAAGAGCGCTTTGATGACACTTGGCAAGATCTGGCAGCACGGCATCCAGAGCTAGCTAATCTCCGTTCTCCGTGGGCCACTTGGGGAGCTCGCAAGCGGAGGGGTTCCGCTGCAGGCAACGAACGTCCCACTGCAGGCAACGAACGTCCTACTACAg ATTTTGGAAACGATTCCAGGAACAGATTCTTCCGTGACGGATTGTTTGATAATATCCCTCCAGAGTTCAGAGAGCGCATACCCACTAGATGGAATCAACACTTTGAACCGGACACTGATCAAGGTCGTTCGCAGACAATTCCCAATCAAGAGCAACAGCAATTTCAGCAGCCGGCTTCACCCGAGAGTCCCACTCACAATTTGACCGACAAATCTACTCAAACGGCAGTAGGGGAAGCAAACGCCGAAAAGAATTTACCCAAACAAAGCCTACCCCAGTACGGATTGAGGAATACTGTTGACCTGGGTCAAAAGACTGCCGCCGAAGCTGGACAGTTAGATGCTGAGTCGGCTCGAAATCAAAGATCAATGTCTGCCCCTCCCGACGGTAGGTTCTCTTCCCCGCAGCGTTCGCACTCGAACAGCAACAACACAAATGCAGCCCCGTCCCCGAACCAACCCCAACAGACGGAGCAAACAAACAACAAACAGCCGAACGTGCGAGTGATTCCGATATTCGTCGAAGGCCGAGATGAACCGGTGATCAATTCAAAGACCGAAAAGACGGCCCCGTTCACTGAATCCAGACCGACCCCTCCTAAAGACGACGATTTCTTCGTGAATCACGACATACCGCATGGTTTCCAAAAACAACCCCAGTTTGGTAGAAATTTTGGCACACAATTTAAGAATTTTGGAAATAGGCCAACAACTGGATCTGCATTTGGACCAAGTAAAGTATTTCAACAGCAACAGAGACACCCACCACAGCAAGAGCCAGCTCCGCAGACTTACACATTTAAGGCTCCACCTCAAGCGGCGAATAAAACTGCGCACGAAGAAGCGCAAAAGCCCGCACACGCGCAAAATGAATCACAATACGAAGAACAACCGAGACAACAAAGCCCACAACCATCTCCGCAATCACAAACGCAACCGATCAACGACGCCATATCAAAAATACAGCTGATTCAAAAGGACGTATTGGAACTGATGACATCGGTAGAGAACTTCTCGGGCAAAACCAAGAAAGATAAAGAATACATATACTTGGACGAAATGCTTACGCGGAATCTGTTGAAATTAGACGACATTGAAACCGAAGGCAAGGaaaatattagattagccaGGAGAGAAGCTATCAAATGCATACAGAAGTGTATCGCCGTGTTGGAGGCCAAAGCCGAAAACGCTTCCACCAATCATACAAACCGAGACGTATCAGCCGAGGACCaaaccgaaaaaaataatattagttGTGAATCAGACGCTGATGCAGATAAAGTGAAACCCGACGAAGAAAAGATGGATGTCGTCGACGAGTCACAAAAGTCCGTCAAATCCATTGGAAAGAAGAAGCGCGACAAGAGTAAGGATAATAAAAATGGTGCTAGTGGTGTGCAGAAGATGGATGTGGAACGGGTCGATGAACAATGTGAAAATAAGAATGCAGTGAGTGCAACAACTGACGCTCAGGTGGTTGataagtgtaaaaataacacTAACGGAAGTAGCGCGGCAATGGAAGTAGATTCCACCGCGTCTAGTCAGTAG